In Labeo rohita strain BAU-BD-2019 chromosome 16, IGBB_LRoh.1.0, whole genome shotgun sequence, one DNA window encodes the following:
- the fbl gene encoding rRNA 2'-O-methyltransferase fibrillarin — MKPGFTPRGGGRGGRGGFGGGRGGGDWGGRGGGGDRGGRGGGRGGRGGFGGGFRSPGGDGFRGRGGGRGTPRGRGGRGGGRGGFRGGKKVTVEPHRHEGVFICRGKEDALVTKNMVIGESVYGEKRISVEEGETKIEYRAWNPFRSKLAAAILGGVDQIHIKPGAKVMYLGAASGTTVSHVSDIVGPEGLVYAVEFSHRSGRDLLNVAKKRTNIIPIIEDARHPHKYRMLVGMVDVIFADVAQPDQTRIVALNAHNFLKNGGHFVISIKANCIDSTAAPEAVFASEVKKMSAENMKPQEQLTLEPYERDHAVVVGIYRPPPKQKK, encoded by the exons ATGAAACCAG GATTCACCCCAAGAGGAGGTGGACGAGGTGGCCGTGGAGGCTTTGGAGggggaagaggaggaggagactGGGGTGgtagaggaggaggaggagaccGGGgtggaagaggaggaggaagaggaggtaGAGGTGGTTTCG GTGGAGGATTCAGATCCCCTGGAGGTGATGGCTTCCGTGGACGAGGGGGTGGACGTGGCACTCCTAGAGGCcgtggaggaagaggaggaggacgaGGAGGGTTCAGAGGGGGCAAAAAAGTGACTGTGGAGCCCCATAGACATGAAG GAGTTTTTATCTGCCGTGGTAAAGAGGATGCCCTGGTCACAAAGAACATGGTGATTGGAGAATCTGTGTATGGAGAGAAGAGAATAAGTGTTGAG GAAGGAGAAACTAAAATTGAGTACAGAGCATGGAATCCTTTCCGGTCGAAGCTGGCCGCAGCCATTTTAGGAGGTGTTGACCAGATCCACATCAAGCCAGGAGCGAAGGTCATGTACTTAGGAGCCGCATCAGGAACCACTGTATCCCACGTTTCTGACATTGTTGGACCG GAGGGATTGGTGTACGCTGTCGAGTTTTCCCACAGATCAGGCAGAGACTTGCTGAATGTTGCAAAAAAGAGAACCAACATTATTCCCATCATTGAAGATGCACGACACCCGCACAAATATCGCATGCTTGTTG gtatgGTGGATGTCATCTTTGCCGATGTTGCTCAGCCTGACCAAACAAGAATCGTCGCCCTCAATGCACACAACTTCCTCAAGAATGGAGGACATTTTGTTATTTCCATCAAG gCTAACTGCATTGATTCAACAGCCGCTCCGGAGGCAGTGTTTGCATCAGAGGTTAAAAAGATGAGCGCTGAAAACATGAAACCTCAGGAGCAGCTGACACTGGAGCCGTACGAGAGAGATCACGCAGTTGTTGTGGGAATCTACAG ACCACCACCCAAGCAGAAGAAGTGA
- the alkbh8 gene encoding alkylated DNA repair protein alkB homolog 8 isoform X1, which translates to MERSMDSTGAVRRTKEEKKLLRRQIKASHTLLKHEGISTVSHPTKHLVVSNGGLGNGVSREALLEVLKEAGTVESLLTPPGKPYAFVTYSSTEAGQNAYTLLNGRALQCHDQSVTLYFSYVEKVDSDRSASCALPPGLSVLEDFVSPEEELQLLQTVDWMPDTDDVTVQKALKHRRVKHYGYEFRYDNNNVDKDKPLPGGLPAECDALLQRCLADGHISVLPDQLTVNQYQSGQGIPPHVDTHSAFEDTILSLSLGAKTVMDFKHPDGRSVAVVLPERSLLVMKGESRYLWTHGITPRKFDVVPVSEAGGSGVMTSDLSNLTLSRRGTRTSLTFRKIRHTPCNCAYPSVCDSQRPPSPPSVPVAEGDACRLEAQYVHQVYEEISSHFSSTRHSPWPQVRDFLLSLPPGSILADVGCGNGKYLGINPEVMSVGCDRSANLVQICIERGYEAFVSDALSVPLRSGGCDACISIAVIHHFSTQERRQAAIRELVRLLKVGGRALIYVWAMEQEYNNKKSKYLKERTTETSMESSEELKTEENKSKPQEEQDRKLSSDVKCTEDGFGSMTQPRIHIHTNRTAFVSQDLLVPWHLKSNADKNKGAASGSTKGPMDNTSQGPVFHRYYHVFQQGELEDMCCGVTGVKVLRSYHDQGNWCVELEKTLSNSLKNDIA; encoded by the exons ATGGAGAGGAGCATGGACAGCACAGGAGCTGTCAGAAGAACTAAAGAGGAGAAAAAACTGCTTCGAAGGCAGATTAAAGCCAGTCACACATTATTGAAACACGAGGGCATAAGCACAGTATCACATCCCACAAAG CATCTGGTGGTCTCTAATGGAGGTTTGGGGAATGGTGTGAGCAGAGAGGCGCTGCTGGAGGTTCTTAAAGAGGCAGGTACTGTTGAGTCTCTCCTCACCCCTCCAGGGAAACCATATGCGTTTGTAACATATTCGTCAACTGAAGCAGGCCAGAATGCATATACACTCCTCAATGGACGAGCGCTGCAGTGTCACGATCAAAGTGTGACACTTTATTTCAGCTATGTTGAGAAAG TGGACAGTGACAGGAGTGCATCCTGTGCTTTGCCTCCTGGTCTGTCTGTGTTGGAGGATTTTGTGTCTCCAGAGGAGGAGCTGCAGCTGCTGCAGACTGTTGATTGGATGCCAGATACTGATGATGTCACAG TGCAGAAAGCATTAAAACACCGAAGAGTGAAGCATTATGGATATGAGTTTCggtatgataataataatgtggaCAAAGACAAGCCCTTACCAGGTG GGCTGCCGGCAGAATGTGATGCTTTATTACAAAGATGTTTGGCTGATGGCCACATAAGTGTCCTTCCAGACCAGCTCACTGTAAACCAATACCAAAGTGGACAAG GGATTCCCCCTCATGTGGACACTCACTCTGCATTTGAGGACACCATCCTTTCTTTGAGTCTTGGAGCAAAG ACAGTAATGGACTTTAAACATCCTGACGGACGTTCTGTCGCTGTAGTGCTGCCAGAACGAAGTCTGCTAGTGATGAAAGGAGAGAGCCGTTATCTGTGGACTCACGG CATAACACCTCGAAAATTTGATGTGGTACCAGTGTCGGAGGCTGGAGGGTCAGGGGTCATGACCTCTGACTTGAGTAATCTGACCCTGAGCCGCCGTGGCACCAGGACATCTCTGACGTTCCGCAAAATCAGACATACACCCTGCAACTGTG CCTATCCATCTGTATGTGATAGCCAGCGGCCGCCTTCTCCACCAAGTGTTCCTGTTGCTGAAGGCGATGCGTGTCGTTTGGAGGCACAGTATGTTCATCAGGTCTACGAAGAGATTTCCTCCCACTTCAGCAGCACACGACACTCACCGTGGCCGCAGGTGCGAGATTTCCTACTGTCACTGCCACCTGGAAGTATTCTGGCAGACGTTGGATGTGGCAATGGCAAATACCTGGGGATCAACCCTGAAGTGATGTCT GTGGGCTGCGATCGCAGTGCTAATCTGGTACAGATCTGCATTGAGCGGGGTTATGAAGCATTCGTGTCAGATGCGCTGTCTGTCCCCCTGCGCAGTGGCGGCTGTGATGCCTGCATCTCCATTGCAGTCATTCATCATTTCTCAACACAG GAAAGAAGACAGGCCGCTATCAGAGAGCTGGTTCGGTTATTAAAGGTAGGAGGCAGAGCTCTGATCTATGTTTGGGCCATGGAGCAGGAATACAACAACAAGAAATCAAAATATCTGAAAGAAAGAACAACTGAAACTAGTATGGAGAGCAGCGAGGAACTtaaaactgaagaaaataaGTCCAAACCACAGGAGGAGCAAGATAGGAAATTGAGTTCAGACGTGAAATGCACAGAGGATGGTTTTGGGAGTATGACACAACCCAGAATCCACATCCATACTAACCGGACAGCTTTCGTTTCCCAAGATCTCCTGGTGCCGTGGcacttaaaaagtaatgcgGACAAGAACAAGGGAGCAGCGAGTGGAAGCACAAAAGGCCCTATGGACAACACAAGTCAGGGGCCTGTATTTCACCGCTATTATCATGTCTTCCAGCAGGGAGAGCTGGAGGACATGTGTTGTGGTGTGACAGGTGTTAAAGTGCTTAGAAGCTACCATGATCAGGGTAACTGGTGTGTGGAACTGGAGAAGACACTCAGTAACTCCTTAAAGAATGATATTGCATag
- the alkbh8 gene encoding alkylated DNA repair protein alkB homolog 8 isoform X2, translating into MERSMDSTGAVRRTKEEKKLLRRQIKASHTLLKHEGISTVSHPTKHLVVSNGGLGNGVSREALLEVLKEAGQNAYTLLNGRALQCHDQSVTLYFSYVEKVDSDRSASCALPPGLSVLEDFVSPEEELQLLQTVDWMPDTDDVTVQKALKHRRVKHYGYEFRYDNNNVDKDKPLPGGLPAECDALLQRCLADGHISVLPDQLTVNQYQSGQGIPPHVDTHSAFEDTILSLSLGAKTVMDFKHPDGRSVAVVLPERSLLVMKGESRYLWTHGITPRKFDVVPVSEAGGSGVMTSDLSNLTLSRRGTRTSLTFRKIRHTPCNCAYPSVCDSQRPPSPPSVPVAEGDACRLEAQYVHQVYEEISSHFSSTRHSPWPQVRDFLLSLPPGSILADVGCGNGKYLGINPEVMSVGCDRSANLVQICIERGYEAFVSDALSVPLRSGGCDACISIAVIHHFSTQERRQAAIRELVRLLKVGGRALIYVWAMEQEYNNKKSKYLKERTTETSMESSEELKTEENKSKPQEEQDRKLSSDVKCTEDGFGSMTQPRIHIHTNRTAFVSQDLLVPWHLKSNADKNKGAASGSTKGPMDNTSQGPVFHRYYHVFQQGELEDMCCGVTGVKVLRSYHDQGNWCVELEKTLSNSLKNDIA; encoded by the exons ATGGAGAGGAGCATGGACAGCACAGGAGCTGTCAGAAGAACTAAAGAGGAGAAAAAACTGCTTCGAAGGCAGATTAAAGCCAGTCACACATTATTGAAACACGAGGGCATAAGCACAGTATCACATCCCACAAAG CATCTGGTGGTCTCTAATGGAGGTTTGGGGAATGGTGTGAGCAGAGAGGCGCTGCTGGAGGTTCTTAAAGAGGCAG GCCAGAATGCATATACACTCCTCAATGGACGAGCGCTGCAGTGTCACGATCAAAGTGTGACACTTTATTTCAGCTATGTTGAGAAAG TGGACAGTGACAGGAGTGCATCCTGTGCTTTGCCTCCTGGTCTGTCTGTGTTGGAGGATTTTGTGTCTCCAGAGGAGGAGCTGCAGCTGCTGCAGACTGTTGATTGGATGCCAGATACTGATGATGTCACAG TGCAGAAAGCATTAAAACACCGAAGAGTGAAGCATTATGGATATGAGTTTCggtatgataataataatgtggaCAAAGACAAGCCCTTACCAGGTG GGCTGCCGGCAGAATGTGATGCTTTATTACAAAGATGTTTGGCTGATGGCCACATAAGTGTCCTTCCAGACCAGCTCACTGTAAACCAATACCAAAGTGGACAAG GGATTCCCCCTCATGTGGACACTCACTCTGCATTTGAGGACACCATCCTTTCTTTGAGTCTTGGAGCAAAG ACAGTAATGGACTTTAAACATCCTGACGGACGTTCTGTCGCTGTAGTGCTGCCAGAACGAAGTCTGCTAGTGATGAAAGGAGAGAGCCGTTATCTGTGGACTCACGG CATAACACCTCGAAAATTTGATGTGGTACCAGTGTCGGAGGCTGGAGGGTCAGGGGTCATGACCTCTGACTTGAGTAATCTGACCCTGAGCCGCCGTGGCACCAGGACATCTCTGACGTTCCGCAAAATCAGACATACACCCTGCAACTGTG CCTATCCATCTGTATGTGATAGCCAGCGGCCGCCTTCTCCACCAAGTGTTCCTGTTGCTGAAGGCGATGCGTGTCGTTTGGAGGCACAGTATGTTCATCAGGTCTACGAAGAGATTTCCTCCCACTTCAGCAGCACACGACACTCACCGTGGCCGCAGGTGCGAGATTTCCTACTGTCACTGCCACCTGGAAGTATTCTGGCAGACGTTGGATGTGGCAATGGCAAATACCTGGGGATCAACCCTGAAGTGATGTCT GTGGGCTGCGATCGCAGTGCTAATCTGGTACAGATCTGCATTGAGCGGGGTTATGAAGCATTCGTGTCAGATGCGCTGTCTGTCCCCCTGCGCAGTGGCGGCTGTGATGCCTGCATCTCCATTGCAGTCATTCATCATTTCTCAACACAG GAAAGAAGACAGGCCGCTATCAGAGAGCTGGTTCGGTTATTAAAGGTAGGAGGCAGAGCTCTGATCTATGTTTGGGCCATGGAGCAGGAATACAACAACAAGAAATCAAAATATCTGAAAGAAAGAACAACTGAAACTAGTATGGAGAGCAGCGAGGAACTtaaaactgaagaaaataaGTCCAAACCACAGGAGGAGCAAGATAGGAAATTGAGTTCAGACGTGAAATGCACAGAGGATGGTTTTGGGAGTATGACACAACCCAGAATCCACATCCATACTAACCGGACAGCTTTCGTTTCCCAAGATCTCCTGGTGCCGTGGcacttaaaaagtaatgcgGACAAGAACAAGGGAGCAGCGAGTGGAAGCACAAAAGGCCCTATGGACAACACAAGTCAGGGGCCTGTATTTCACCGCTATTATCATGTCTTCCAGCAGGGAGAGCTGGAGGACATGTGTTGTGGTGTGACAGGTGTTAAAGTGCTTAGAAGCTACCATGATCAGGGTAACTGGTGTGTGGAACTGGAGAAGACACTCAGTAACTCCTTAAAGAATGATATTGCATag